In a single window of the Pseudogemmatithrix spongiicola genome:
- a CDS encoding aminotransferase class I/II-fold pyridoxal phosphate-dependent enzyme translates to MKTTARFDSLPVYLLATIPQKKRELIARGVDVIDLGAGDADLAAPPKAVEALISAVQDPAMSRYGFGLGLPKYREAVSAWMEKRFGQRFDPLKEIVPLIGSKEGIAHFCLATLQKGDVAILPDPGYLAYLGGTLLSEAEPYMYPITPRTNFLVELDEVPAEVLARTKVLFLNYPNNPTAAIAPMEYLARIVRRCKELGIILLFDNAYSEMTFDGYVAPSIFDVPGARDVAIEFHSLSKTYNMTGWRCGWACGNAELVGALSKTKSFLDTGQFMAVQAAAVAALESHAEWVPGNLAVFKERRDAAVAAFRANGFAVEAPKASMYLWVPLPAGITSLEFHERLMMEEGVIVLAGSSLGAGGEGFFRISFITHPARIAEAAMRAGRVLRRMQPGA, encoded by the coding sequence GTGAAGACCACCGCCCGTTTCGATTCGCTGCCGGTCTACCTGCTCGCCACGATTCCCCAGAAGAAGCGCGAGCTCATCGCCCGGGGTGTGGACGTCATCGACCTCGGCGCCGGCGACGCCGACCTCGCCGCACCGCCGAAGGCCGTGGAGGCGCTCATCAGCGCCGTGCAGGACCCCGCGATGAGCCGCTACGGATTCGGACTCGGGCTGCCCAAGTACCGCGAGGCCGTGAGCGCCTGGATGGAGAAGCGTTTCGGGCAGCGCTTCGATCCGCTCAAGGAGATCGTGCCACTCATCGGGTCCAAGGAAGGCATCGCCCACTTCTGCCTCGCCACGCTGCAGAAGGGCGACGTCGCCATTCTCCCCGATCCCGGCTACCTCGCCTACCTCGGCGGCACCCTGCTGAGCGAAGCCGAGCCGTACATGTATCCGATCACGCCGCGCACCAACTTCCTCGTGGAACTCGACGAGGTGCCGGCGGAGGTGTTGGCGCGCACGAAGGTGTTGTTCCTCAACTATCCGAACAACCCGACCGCCGCGATTGCGCCCATGGAGTACCTCGCGCGCATCGTCCGACGCTGCAAGGAGCTTGGCATCATCCTGCTCTTCGACAACGCATACTCGGAGATGACCTTCGACGGCTACGTCGCGCCGAGCATCTTCGATGTGCCCGGCGCGCGCGACGTGGCCATCGAGTTCCATTCGCTGTCGAAGACCTACAACATGACCGGCTGGCGCTGCGGCTGGGCCTGCGGCAACGCGGAGTTGGTCGGCGCGCTGTCGAAGACCAAGAGCTTTCTCGACACCGGCCAGTTCATGGCGGTGCAGGCGGCGGCCGTGGCTGCGCTGGAGAGCCACGCGGAGTGGGTGCCCGGCAACCTTGCGGTGTTCAAGGAACGCCGCGACGCCGCGGTGGCCGCCTTCCGCGCGAACGGCTTCGCCGTCGAGGCGCCGAAGGCCTCGATGTACCTCTGGGTGCCGCTGCCGGCGGGCATCACGTCGCTGGAGTTCCACGAGCGCCTGATGATGGAAGAAGGCGTCATCGTGCTCGCCGGATCGTCGCTGGGCGCGGGCGGGGAAGGGTTCTTCCGCATCTCGTTCATCACGCATCCAGCGCGCATCGCCGAGGCGGCGATGCGCGCCGGTCGCGTCCTCCGTCGGATGCAGCCCGGCGCCTGA
- a CDS encoding carboxypeptidase regulatory-like domain-containing protein: protein MPSIRLPRLVVPLAIAVVAAASCHTFPTDPNATRWDPPPAQFPLTFVSGRVFRQGTNTPIAGVTVEGGSSRSVTDSAGFYALDGYRASQMLVSAMKEGFDTVRVSIVLNGSNQTFNIALRQP, encoded by the coding sequence ATGCCGTCGATTCGCCTACCCCGCTTGGTCGTGCCGCTCGCCATCGCCGTCGTGGCGGCGGCCAGCTGCCACACGTTCCCGACCGACCCGAACGCCACGCGCTGGGATCCGCCGCCAGCCCAGTTTCCGCTGACTTTCGTCAGCGGCCGCGTGTTCCGGCAGGGGACCAACACACCGATCGCCGGCGTGACCGTCGAGGGGGGCTCGAGCCGCAGCGTCACGGACTCGGCCGGCTTCTACGCCCTCGACGGCTACCGCGCCTCCCAGATGCTGGTGTCAGCGATGAAGGAAGGCTTCGACACGGTGCGGGTGAGCATCGTACTGAACGGCAGCAACCAGACCTTCAACATCGCGTTGCGCCAGCCCTGA
- a CDS encoding WD40/YVTN/BNR-like repeat-containing protein: MKTSTLARRVLGACGALALLASATSAQIPVAEELNRLHFRSIGPATMSGRIADVAVSEKNPALWYVATAHGGVWKTTSGGTTWEPMLQDQGLMSIGDVTLSQQNPDLVWAGGGESNNRQSTSWGSGVWKSTDGGKTWTNMGLRESKHIHRIVIDPTNNDIVFVAATGPLFGPGGERGIYKTIDGGRSWRRVLAGDDDTGGNDIVMSAADPKVLFASTYQRRRSECCFNGGGPGSGLFKSTDGGETWARVAGGYPSGELGRIAVDIARSNPNIVYSLVEAPAPSAPAAGAPAAAAPAGGSMASSAPANNQVSGLWRSDDGGATWTRVNGANPRPMYFSKLAIDPSNAETVYFGGVGLHMTLDGGKTVETDAAMVTHDDIHALWVNPANPQHLVIGNDGGMAVSFDQAKSWQFVPNLPVGLFYHVSYDMSVPFNICGGMQDNYNWCGPSRSRFSRGIVNHDWFQILGGDGFHAIPDLRDPRIVYTESQNGNMIRRNVVTGESKSIRPTPNTVTPAPAAGETFRFQWDAPILLSPHDPGTLYVAGNRVFRSTDRGDSWTVVSPDLTMNANRDSIVTMGKAGRDIRIATHDGISQWPALVSLAESPAQRGVLWAGSDDGVVSVTKDGGTTWTNVAANLPGFPRGAYIGEVVPSRGAPGRAYVVVPNYRQNDYAPYVWSTEDFGATFRRIDAGLRGEVVRTLTEDIRNPDVLYVGTETGLFVSLDRGNSWRRFKSNLPDVRVDEIAIHPRDNAMIVGTHGRAIFVLDNLAPVQELAAAQSASRPATLFTPTPALQWKTKDDRNDECWGHQWFTGENPPSEAVLPFHVQREVQSLELRVVGARNAEVRRLEVPAAKRTLGLQAVCWDMRVAPVAVGAPPAAGGPGGQGGPGGGPSQQRPIPGVRAPLPDVGFRPENPCGGAGGFAGGFGFGGNANLGPYVAPGRYTVELIADGSVVDSKPLTVVADPALTWTVAERAAYDRLVMQLHDEHRRSATTVARLNTLRSQLSAAQQRADSLQLSADERASLAQLKARLDSVGPALGVGIAPQGGGAGGGGGGGGFGGGAGGGNAYSRFTGLKASVIGLWEMPSAGVQQQLRNAQQALVAPVRDAERLLADAVRVGRSLQAKGVQLAP; this comes from the coding sequence GTGAAGACCTCGACCCTCGCCCGCCGTGTCCTCGGCGCCTGTGGCGCCCTTGCCCTACTGGCCTCCGCGACCTCGGCGCAGATCCCCGTGGCCGAGGAACTCAACCGGCTACACTTCCGCTCGATCGGCCCGGCGACGATGTCGGGGCGCATCGCGGACGTGGCGGTCTCCGAGAAGAACCCGGCCCTCTGGTACGTCGCGACGGCGCACGGCGGCGTGTGGAAGACGACCTCCGGCGGCACCACCTGGGAGCCGATGTTGCAGGACCAGGGTCTGATGAGCATCGGCGACGTGACGCTCTCGCAGCAGAACCCGGACTTGGTCTGGGCCGGCGGCGGCGAGAGCAACAATCGCCAGTCCACCAGTTGGGGCAGCGGCGTGTGGAAGTCCACCGACGGCGGCAAGACGTGGACGAACATGGGACTGCGCGAATCCAAGCACATCCATCGCATCGTCATCGACCCGACGAACAACGACATCGTCTTCGTCGCGGCGACGGGTCCGCTCTTCGGCCCCGGCGGCGAGCGCGGCATCTACAAGACCATCGACGGCGGCCGCAGCTGGCGCCGCGTCCTGGCCGGCGATGACGACACGGGCGGCAACGACATCGTGATGTCGGCTGCGGATCCCAAGGTGCTCTTCGCCTCGACGTACCAGCGCCGCCGCAGCGAGTGCTGCTTCAACGGCGGCGGCCCGGGCAGCGGGCTGTTCAAATCCACCGACGGCGGCGAGACCTGGGCGCGCGTGGCTGGGGGCTATCCCAGCGGCGAGCTCGGCCGCATCGCAGTGGACATCGCGCGGTCGAACCCGAACATCGTGTACTCGCTCGTCGAGGCACCCGCGCCCAGTGCGCCTGCAGCCGGAGCGCCTGCCGCCGCTGCGCCTGCGGGAGGCTCGATGGCGTCGAGCGCGCCGGCGAACAACCAGGTCAGCGGTCTCTGGCGCTCGGATGATGGCGGCGCGACGTGGACGCGCGTGAACGGCGCCAACCCGCGGCCCATGTATTTCTCGAAGTTGGCCATCGACCCCAGCAACGCGGAGACGGTGTACTTCGGCGGCGTCGGCCTCCACATGACGCTCGACGGCGGCAAGACGGTCGAGACCGATGCCGCGATGGTCACGCACGACGACATCCATGCGCTGTGGGTGAACCCGGCGAACCCACAGCACCTCGTGATCGGCAACGACGGCGGCATGGCCGTGTCGTTCGACCAAGCCAAGAGCTGGCAGTTCGTGCCGAACCTGCCCGTGGGCCTGTTCTATCACGTCAGCTACGATATGAGCGTGCCGTTCAACATCTGCGGCGGCATGCAGGACAACTACAACTGGTGCGGCCCTAGCCGCTCGCGTTTCAGCCGCGGCATCGTGAACCACGACTGGTTCCAGATCCTCGGGGGCGACGGCTTCCACGCGATCCCCGACCTGCGCGACCCGCGCATCGTCTACACGGAGTCACAGAACGGCAACATGATCCGTCGCAACGTCGTGACGGGCGAGAGCAAGAGCATCCGTCCGACGCCGAACACGGTGACGCCTGCCCCGGCGGCGGGGGAGACCTTCCGCTTCCAGTGGGACGCGCCGATCCTGCTCTCGCCGCACGATCCGGGCACGCTGTACGTGGCGGGCAATCGCGTCTTCCGCTCCACGGATCGGGGCGACTCGTGGACCGTCGTGTCGCCCGACCTGACGATGAATGCCAATCGCGATTCGATCGTCACGATGGGGAAGGCCGGCCGCGACATCCGCATCGCCACGCACGATGGCATCTCGCAGTGGCCGGCGCTTGTCTCGCTGGCGGAATCGCCGGCGCAGCGAGGCGTGCTCTGGGCAGGCTCCGATGATGGCGTCGTGAGCGTGACGAAGGACGGGGGTACCACCTGGACCAACGTAGCGGCCAACCTGCCGGGATTCCCGCGCGGCGCGTACATCGGGGAGGTCGTGCCCTCGCGCGGCGCGCCCGGCCGCGCCTACGTGGTGGTGCCCAACTACCGGCAGAACGACTACGCGCCGTATGTGTGGAGCACCGAGGATTTCGGCGCGACGTTCCGCCGCATCGACGCAGGCCTGCGCGGCGAGGTGGTCCGCACGCTGACGGAAGACATCAGGAACCCCGACGTGCTCTACGTCGGCACGGAGACTGGCCTGTTCGTCTCGCTGGACCGCGGCAACTCGTGGCGCCGCTTCAAGAGCAACCTGCCGGACGTGCGCGTCGACGAGATCGCCATCCATCCGCGCGACAACGCGATGATCGTCGGCACGCATGGCCGCGCCATCTTCGTGCTCGACAACCTCGCGCCCGTGCAGGAACTCGCCGCCGCGCAATCGGCGAGTCGGCCGGCAACGCTGTTCACGCCGACGCCGGCCCTGCAATGGAAGACCAAGGACGACCGCAACGACGAGTGCTGGGGGCATCAGTGGTTCACGGGCGAGAACCCGCCCAGCGAGGCGGTGCTGCCGTTCCACGTGCAGCGTGAGGTCCAGTCGTTGGAACTGCGCGTGGTCGGCGCTCGCAACGCAGAGGTGCGGCGTCTCGAGGTGCCGGCCGCGAAGCGGACGCTAGGCCTGCAGGCGGTGTGTTGGGACATGCGGGTGGCGCCGGTTGCGGTGGGCGCGCCGCCGGCTGCGGGTGGCCCCGGCGGGCAGGGCGGTCCGGGCGGCGGGCCCTCGCAGCAGCGTCCGATTCCCGGTGTGCGCGCACCGCTGCCGGACGTCGGCTTCCGGCCGGAGAATCCCTGCGGAGGCGCGGGCGGATTCGCTGGTGGCTTCGGGTTTGGCGGCAACGCGAATCTCGGGCCGTACGTCGCGCCGGGCCGCTACACCGTCGAGCTGATCGCCGACGGCTCGGTCGTGGACAGCAAGCCGCTCACCGTCGTGGCGGACCCGGCCCTCACCTGGACGGTCGCCGAGCGCGCCGCCTACGATCGCCTCGTCATGCAGTTGCACGATGAGCATCGCCGCTCGGCGACAACCGTGGCGCGCCTGAACACGCTGCGTTCGCAGCTGAGCGCGGCGCAGCAGCGTGCGGATTCGCTGCAGCTCAGCGCCGATGAGCGCGCGAGCCTTGCGCAGCTGAAGGCGCGCTTGGACAGCGTCGGTCCGGCGCTTGGCGTCGGCATCGCGCCGCAGGGCGGCGGCGCGGGTGGCGGGGGTGGCGGGGGCGGATTCGGCGGCGGCGCCGGCGGCGGCAACGCCTACTCGCGCTTCACGGGGCTCAAGGCGTCCGTGATCGGGCTCTGGGAGATGCCGAGTGCCGGTGTGCAGCAGCAGCTCCGCAATGCCCAGCAGGCGTTGGTGGCGCCGGTCCGTGATGCGGAGCGCTTGCTGGCGGACGCGGTGCGCGTGGGGCGCAGCCTGCAGGCCAAGGGCGTGCAGCTTGCGCCCTGA
- a CDS encoding cupin domain-containing protein, with translation MSTTPAATVRPADSVTPTVIPSGRDAAFRVLVGPQQGETTFVLRRFTFGAGGGMPLHTNLVEHQQYVLRGRARIRIADAVHEVGADDTLFIPAGVPHAYEVVDGPFEFICVVPDKPDQVTLVQP, from the coding sequence ATGTCCACGACACCCGCCGCCACCGTCCGCCCCGCGGACAGCGTCACGCCGACCGTCATCCCGTCCGGCCGCGACGCCGCGTTCCGCGTCCTCGTCGGCCCGCAGCAGGGCGAGACCACCTTCGTGCTCCGCCGCTTCACCTTCGGGGCCGGCGGCGGCATGCCGCTCCATACCAACCTCGTCGAGCACCAGCAGTACGTGCTGCGCGGCCGCGCGCGCATCCGGATTGCGGACGCGGTGCACGAGGTCGGCGCCGACGACACGCTGTTCATTCCCGCCGGCGTGCCGCATGCCTACGAGGTCGTGGACGGCCCCTTCGAGTTTATTTGCGTCGTGCCGGACAAGCCGGATCAGGTGACGCTGGTCCAGCCGTGA
- a CDS encoding MATE family efflux transporter has translation MTTGLDLTQGSISGHLVRMAIPMALGMIFQTLYVLVDLYFVAQLGDAAIAGVSAAGNVQFIVMALTQVLGVGTTVLIAHAAGRKDRVDGARAFRQSLLLSGITGVFVLVAGGVLAPMYLRGVAADAETVRNGLIYLKWFLPALALQFALISMGAALRGAGIAKPTMIIQMVTVLLNAILAPVLIAGWGTGRPMGIAGAGLASTIAVAVGVIAAAAYFVRTGFFAATAEEAPYRPDPAVWRKLLRIGVPAGGEFGLMFVSMAIIYGIIGGFGAAAQAGFGVGSRIMQSLFLPVMAIAISAAPIAGQNVAAGRPDRARETFWAAARLCSALMALMTLFAHWRPAVLVQPFASDPVVVEVAVDFLRTISWNFVASGLVFTCSSMFQAMGNTIPSVVSSAVRLTVFAIPAFWVSRLPGFQLHWVWRVSVVATTVHALFALWLLRREAARRLSALAAGPAPQPSAA, from the coding sequence GTGACGACGGGCCTCGACCTCACGCAGGGGTCCATCTCGGGTCACCTGGTCCGCATGGCGATCCCGATGGCGCTGGGCATGATCTTCCAGACGCTGTACGTGCTGGTCGACCTCTACTTCGTCGCGCAACTCGGCGATGCGGCGATCGCCGGCGTCAGCGCCGCGGGAAACGTGCAGTTCATCGTGATGGCCCTCACGCAGGTGCTCGGCGTCGGGACCACGGTGCTCATCGCCCACGCGGCCGGGCGCAAGGATCGCGTCGATGGCGCACGCGCCTTCCGGCAGAGCCTGCTCCTCTCCGGCATCACGGGCGTGTTCGTGCTGGTCGCGGGAGGCGTGCTCGCCCCGATGTACCTGCGCGGCGTGGCGGCGGACGCCGAGACGGTGCGGAACGGACTCATCTACCTCAAGTGGTTCCTGCCGGCGCTCGCACTGCAGTTCGCCCTGATCTCGATGGGCGCCGCGCTCCGGGGTGCCGGCATCGCGAAGCCGACGATGATCATCCAGATGGTGACGGTGCTCCTCAACGCGATCCTTGCGCCGGTGCTGATTGCCGGCTGGGGCACCGGGCGACCGATGGGGATCGCCGGTGCCGGACTCGCCTCGACCATCGCCGTTGCGGTCGGCGTCATCGCCGCGGCGGCGTACTTCGTCCGCACGGGCTTCTTTGCCGCGACGGCAGAGGAGGCCCCGTATCGGCCGGACCCGGCGGTGTGGCGCAAGCTGCTGCGCATCGGCGTCCCCGCGGGCGGCGAGTTCGGGCTGATGTTCGTCTCGATGGCGATCATCTACGGCATCATCGGCGGCTTCGGGGCGGCGGCGCAGGCGGGCTTCGGCGTGGGCTCGCGCATCATGCAGTCGCTGTTCCTGCCGGTGATGGCGATCGCGATCTCGGCCGCGCCCATCGCGGGGCAGAACGTGGCGGCGGGCCGGCCGGACCGCGCACGCGAGACGTTCTGGGCGGCCGCGCGGCTGTGCAGCGCGCTCATGGCCCTCATGACATTGTTCGCCCACTGGCGGCCCGCGGTGCTCGTGCAGCCCTTCGCCAGCGACCCGGTCGTCGTCGAGGTCGCGGTGGACTTCCTGCGCACGATTTCGTGGAACTTCGTGGCGAGCGGGCTCGTGTTCACCTGCTCGTCGATGTTCCAAGCGATGGGCAACACGATTCCCAGCGTCGTCTCGAGCGCCGTGCGGCTGACCGTGTTCGCGATCCCCGCTTTCTGGGTCTCCCGGCTGCCGGGCTTCCAGCTGCACTGGGTGTGGCGCGTCTCGGTCGTCGCCACGACGGTGCACGCGCTCTTCGCCCTCTGGCTGCTGCGCCGCGAGGCGGCGCGCCGACTCAGCGCCCTCGCGGCCGGCCCCGCCCCACAGCCGTCGGCGGCGTAA
- a CDS encoding DUF2256 domain-containing protein → MARMRKKSDLPQKDCLNCGRPFTWRKKWERDWEQVKYCSDACRQRGAGVTPPTAVGRGRPRGR, encoded by the coding sequence ATGGCCCGCATGCGGAAGAAGTCCGACCTCCCGCAGAAGGACTGCCTGAACTGCGGCCGTCCGTTCACCTGGCGGAAGAAATGGGAGCGGGACTGGGAGCAGGTGAAGTACTGCTCTGATGCCTGTCGGCAGCGCGGCGCGGGCGTTACGCCGCCGACGGCTGTGGGGCGGGGCCGGCCGCGAGGGCGCTGA
- a CDS encoding tetratricopeptide repeat protein, whose translation MRTLLRSLVVFAAGAAFSPGPVPAQSASPADTLPALRAAAAAARSAHDTLAWAGLLEELGLAHWRADRFDSALVHLMASRDLSAARGDSAAVARVSNSVGSSHYQIGNFELALQAYMRSLAIRTADGNARGQAYLHANIAKAYQDWRQFDRALESADSGVTFADASGDGHTLGYALNTRADILADLGRFADARADVERSLAAYYSGRPPISRRDSLSAWSINILLLGEIDLASGRPDDALRRFGEVYDWALKGNTLRGQANAALQMARANEALGRSRAAVEDYRRALAAADRTGNRVYRLEALHGLSRVSERLGNAPAALRYARQHEALRDSVFDARAAQRVAAIELEAEAARQRAAARDLREQQQVQAAALRLQRVLTGLAVLLLVITLLFVLALLRARREVRTLSGFIPICANCKNVRDDAGYWRSVEEYMASRSMAQFSHSICNSCGPKLYGDDWDPPSAAATPG comes from the coding sequence ATGCGCACCCTCCTTCGCTCCCTCGTCGTGTTCGCCGCTGGCGCTGCGTTCAGCCCGGGGCCGGTGCCGGCACAATCCGCATCGCCCGCCGACACCCTGCCGGCGCTGCGCGCGGCCGCCGCGGCCGCACGCTCCGCGCACGACACGCTGGCGTGGGCTGGCCTCCTCGAAGAGTTGGGACTCGCGCACTGGCGTGCCGATCGCTTCGACTCGGCGCTCGTGCATCTCATGGCCAGCCGCGACCTGTCGGCGGCACGCGGCGACAGCGCGGCGGTGGCCCGCGTCTCCAATTCCGTCGGCTCGTCGCATTACCAGATCGGCAACTTCGAGCTCGCCCTGCAAGCCTACATGCGGTCGTTGGCCATCCGGACCGCCGACGGCAACGCACGGGGCCAGGCCTACCTGCACGCGAACATTGCCAAGGCGTACCAAGACTGGCGGCAGTTCGACCGGGCGCTCGAGAGCGCCGACAGCGGCGTCACGTTCGCCGATGCGTCGGGCGATGGCCACACCTTGGGGTACGCGCTGAACACGCGCGCCGACATCCTCGCCGACCTCGGCCGCTTCGCCGACGCCCGCGCGGATGTCGAGCGCTCGCTCGCCGCGTACTACAGCGGCCGCCCGCCGATCAGCCGGCGCGATTCGCTGAGCGCATGGTCCATCAACATCCTGTTGCTCGGCGAGATCGATCTCGCGTCAGGGCGGCCGGATGACGCGCTGCGGCGCTTCGGCGAGGTCTACGACTGGGCGCTCAAGGGCAACACCCTGCGCGGGCAGGCCAACGCGGCGCTGCAGATGGCGCGTGCGAACGAGGCGCTCGGGCGGTCGCGAGCGGCCGTCGAGGATTATCGCCGTGCGCTCGCGGCCGCCGATCGCACGGGCAACCGCGTGTATCGATTGGAGGCGCTGCACGGGCTCTCGCGCGTGTCGGAGCGCCTCGGCAACGCGCCGGCCGCGCTCCGCTATGCGCGTCAACACGAGGCCCTGCGCGACTCGGTCTTCGACGCCCGCGCGGCGCAGCGTGTGGCGGCCATCGAGCTCGAGGCCGAGGCGGCCCGCCAGCGGGCGGCCGCGCGGGACCTCCGCGAGCAACAGCAGGTGCAGGCCGCGGCCTTGCGCCTACAGCGCGTGCTGACGGGCCTCGCCGTGCTCCTGCTCGTCATCACGCTGCTGTTCGTGCTGGCGCTGCTGCGCGCGAGGCGTGAAGTGCGCACCCTCTCGGGCTTCATCCCGATCTGCGCCAACTGCAAGAACGTCCGCGACGACGCCGGCTATTGGCGCAGCGTCGAGGAGTACATGGCATCGCGGTCGATGGCGCAGTTCTCGCACTCGATCTGCAACAGCTGTGGCCCCAAGCTCTACGGCGATGATTGGGACCCGCCGTCCGCCGCCGCGACGCCGGGCTGA
- a CDS encoding LysR family transcriptional regulator has protein sequence MESRLPTLNYHHLLYFWAVAKEGHLTRAAAHLRVSQSALSTQIRQLEARLGQPLFQRQGRQLTLTEAGRIALEYAEQIVGAGQELVATLREGREAARQVVRIGAVATLSRNFQRSFVAPLLGVPDVSLVLQSASLGELLARLRAHTLDVVLANRRVHEDAEHAWRCQRIARQQVSLVGHRRRGRAFRFPEDVGKVPLILPSRDSELRSGFDVLCERAGIRPTVVAEVDDMAMLRLLARDLQAVALVPAVVVRDELRRGTLHEYCAVPDLYEEFFAVTVRRQFAPPLVRTLLDHRIESAL, from the coding sequence ATGGAATCGCGCCTCCCGACGCTCAACTACCACCACCTGCTGTACTTCTGGGCGGTCGCCAAGGAAGGCCACCTCACCCGCGCCGCCGCCCATCTCCGCGTGTCGCAATCCGCGCTGTCCACGCAGATCCGACAGCTCGAGGCACGCCTCGGCCAGCCCCTCTTCCAGCGCCAGGGGCGGCAGCTCACGCTCACCGAGGCCGGACGCATCGCGCTCGAGTATGCCGAGCAGATCGTCGGGGCGGGGCAGGAACTCGTCGCGACGCTGCGCGAGGGGCGTGAGGCGGCGCGGCAAGTCGTCCGCATCGGTGCCGTCGCCACGCTCTCGCGCAACTTCCAGCGCAGCTTCGTCGCGCCCCTGCTCGGGGTGCCCGACGTCAGCCTCGTGCTGCAATCGGCATCGCTGGGCGAGCTGCTGGCCCGCCTCCGCGCGCACACGCTGGACGTGGTGCTCGCCAACCGACGCGTGCACGAGGACGCCGAGCATGCGTGGCGCTGCCAACGCATCGCGCGCCAGCAGGTGAGCCTCGTCGGGCATCGGCGCCGCGGCCGGGCGTTCCGTTTCCCCGAGGACGTGGGCAAGGTGCCGCTCATCCTGCCCAGCCGCGACAGCGAACTGCGCAGCGGCTTCGACGTGCTCTGCGAACGCGCCGGCATCCGGCCGACGGTCGTCGCCGAGGTGGACGACATGGCGATGCTGCGCCTCCTGGCGCGCGACCTGCAGGCCGTCGCGTTGGTGCCCGCCGTCGTCGTGCGCGACGAACTGCGGCGCGGCACGCTGCACGAGTACTGTGCCGTGCCCGATCTCTACGAGGAGTTCTTCGCCGTCACGGTGCGGCGCCAGTTCGCCCCGCCGCTGGTCCGCACCTTGCTGGATCACCGCATCGAATCGGCGCTGTGA
- a CDS encoding NADH-quinone oxidoreductase subunit L yields the protein MPDLAFAPLAWLLPGALVAAALLVRWRPHAAWTIGERVTLAAPVFALLAVPALAPAARVMAFLIAALGAITLRFSRRYLDGEADGPRYVQWFLLAVAGASLVTVSRDLIVTGLAWTLTSLALHQLLTVGPARAAAEIAAHKKFLLSRVADLAVATAVILIATAFGTTDIPRLLEAAGTGEIPGTATAGTLLLAGAIILRSAQLPFHGWLIQVMEAPTPVSALLHAGVINLGAYVAISLAPLFVAVPAALTLLALAGLASATLAALVMRTRGSVKGALAWSTCAQMGFVLVEVGLGAFDLALLHIVAHGAYKANAFLASGSGVHVAAQQLRAGDALRSRAPLAPEEGLGRWLAAIAVVAAALAAARMTQTWTPTTPSLLLSATVVALALIPALATLRLADGSASLRSGLGIILGLPALYAIWHAVLAPIAPSAATLPVPAWVAALVIAGFAAALAVQVTVAQAPQGRLARALYPHALAGFHLDAVFTRLTFRLWPPTITAPAVRQRRERSPLRIERAA from the coding sequence GTGCCCGACCTTGCCTTCGCTCCGCTCGCCTGGCTGCTGCCCGGCGCGCTTGTCGCCGCCGCGCTGCTCGTGCGCTGGCGGCCGCACGCCGCGTGGACCATCGGCGAGCGCGTCACGCTCGCCGCGCCCGTGTTCGCCCTCCTCGCCGTGCCCGCGCTCGCGCCAGCCGCCCGCGTGATGGCCTTCCTCATCGCGGCCCTCGGGGCCATCACCCTGCGCTTCTCGCGCCGCTACCTCGACGGCGAGGCGGACGGGCCGCGCTACGTGCAGTGGTTCCTGCTGGCCGTCGCCGGCGCCTCGCTCGTCACGGTGTCCCGCGACCTCATCGTCACCGGTCTCGCTTGGACGCTGACCTCGCTGGCCCTGCACCAGCTGCTCACCGTCGGACCGGCGCGCGCCGCCGCGGAGATCGCCGCGCACAAGAAGTTCCTGCTGAGCCGCGTCGCCGACCTCGCGGTCGCGACGGCCGTCATCCTCATCGCGACCGCCTTCGGCACCACCGACATCCCGCGCCTCCTCGAGGCCGCAGGCACGGGAGAGATACCCGGCACGGCCACCGCCGGCACGCTGCTCCTCGCCGGCGCGATCATCCTGCGTTCGGCGCAGCTGCCCTTTCACGGCTGGCTCATCCAGGTCATGGAAGCCCCCACACCGGTGAGCGCGCTGCTGCACGCCGGTGTCATCAACCTCGGCGCCTACGTGGCCATCAGTCTCGCGCCACTCTTCGTCGCCGTGCCCGCGGCGCTCACGCTGCTGGCGCTTGCGGGCCTCGCCTCGGCGACGCTCGCGGCGCTCGTCATGCGTACGCGCGGCAGCGTGAAGGGGGCGCTCGCGTGGTCCACCTGCGCCCAGATGGGCTTCGTGCTCGTCGAAGTCGGCCTCGGGGCCTTCGACCTCGCGCTGCTGCACATCGTCGCGCACGGTGCCTACAAGGCCAACGCCTTCCTCGCCTCCGGCAGCGGCGTTCATGTCGCCGCCCAGCAGCTGCGCGCGGGCGATGCCCTGCGGAGCCGCGCCCCGCTCGCGCCCGAGGAGGGGCTGGGGCGCTGGCTCGCGGCCATCGCGGTCGTCGCCGCCGCGTTGGCTGCGGCCCGCATGACGCAAACATGGACCCCCACCACGCCGTCGCTGTTGCTGAGCGCCACGGTGGTCGCGCTCGCGCTGATCCCCGCCCTCGCCACCCTGCGGCTCGCCGATGGATCTGCGTCCCTCCGCAGCGGCCTCGGCATCATCCTCGGCCTCCCCGCCCTCTACGCCATCTGGCATGCCGTGCTCGCCCCGATCGCGCCGAGCGCCGCGACGCTGCCTGTCCCGGCCTGGGTTGCCGCGCTCGTCATCGCGGGCTTTGCCGCCGCGCTGGCCGTGCAGGTCACCGTCGCCCAGGCGCCGCAGGGACGCCTCGCCCGCGCGCTGTATCCACACGCGCTCGCCGGATTCCATCTCGACGCCGTGTTCACGCGGCTCACGTTCCGTCTCTGGCCGCCGACCATCACCGCGCCCGCCGTCCGTCAGCGGCGTGAGCGTTCACCCCTTCGCATCGAGCGTGCCGCGTGA